Proteins encoded by one window of Bacteroidota bacterium:
- the eno gene encoding phosphopyruvate hydratase produces MSTILGIHAREILDSRGNPTIEVEVTTTNGILGRAAVPSGASTGKHEAVELRDNDSSRYLGKGVLRAVENCNTAIAEELNGVSVFAQADIDNIMLQLDNTPNKANLGANAILGVSLAVAHAAAQELSLPLFRYLGGVAATELPIPMMNILNGGAHADNSIDFQEFMVMPIGADTFADALRMGAEIFHSLKKVLKDNNLSTNVGDEGGFAPNIKSNEEAIQMVLKAIENAGYKPGENVYIAMDAAATEFYDEASGMYIFKKSTGDKLSSAEMVNYWSDWCKKYPIISIEDGLAEDDWDGWKKLTDALGKKIQLVGDDLFVTNPLRLQDGINKGIANSILIKVNQIGSLTETIDAVQLAKRNNYTTVMSHRSGETEDSTIADLAVALNCGQIKTGSLSRSDRMAKYNQLLRIEEILGSAAIYRGREFKFAR; encoded by the coding sequence ATGAGTACAATACTGGGCATACATGCAAGAGAAATTTTAGATTCACGTGGCAACCCAACCATCGAGGTAGAAGTTACTACAACGAATGGAATTTTGGGGCGCGCTGCGGTTCCTTCCGGAGCTAGTACAGGAAAACACGAGGCGGTAGAGTTGCGTGATAATGATAGTAGCCGATACCTGGGCAAAGGAGTATTACGTGCAGTTGAAAATTGCAATACTGCCATTGCTGAAGAACTCAACGGAGTTTCGGTATTTGCACAGGCGGATATTGACAACATCATGCTACAGTTGGACAATACACCCAACAAAGCAAACCTTGGTGCCAATGCTATTTTAGGAGTTTCGCTTGCGGTGGCACATGCCGCTGCACAAGAGCTTAGCCTGCCTTTGTTTCGCTACCTGGGCGGTGTAGCTGCCACTGAGTTGCCTATTCCAATGATGAATATATTGAATGGCGGTGCACATGCCGACAACTCTATCGATTTTCAAGAGTTCATGGTGATGCCTATTGGGGCCGATACCTTTGCTGATGCTTTGCGTATGGGTGCCGAAATTTTTCATAGCTTAAAAAAAGTACTTAAAGACAATAATCTTTCGACCAATGTGGGAGATGAAGGTGGCTTTGCACCTAACATTAAATCGAACGAAGAAGCAATACAAATGGTTCTTAAAGCCATAGAAAATGCCGGATATAAGCCGGGCGAAAATGTATATATCGCTATGGATGCTGCTGCTACCGAGTTTTATGACGAGGCTAGCGGAATGTACATTTTCAAAAAATCGACAGGCGATAAACTTTCAAGTGCTGAGATGGTTAACTATTGGAGCGATTGGTGTAAGAAGTATCCCATTATCAGCATCGAAGATGGATTGGCAGAAGATGATTGGGATGGTTGGAAAAAACTTACAGACGCTTTAGGGAAAAAGATACAGCTGGTAGGTGACGATTTGTTTGTTACCAACCCTTTACGTTTACAGGATGGAATAAATAAGGGTATTGCCAATTCGATTTTAATAAAGGTAAACCAAATAGGCTCATTAACCGAAACGATAGATGCCGTGCAATTGGCCAAGCGTAATAACTATACCACCGTTATGAGCCACCGTAGTGGCGAAACGGAAGATAGTACCATAGCCGATTTGGCAGTAGCGCTAAACTGTGGTCAAATAAAAACAGGGTCGCTGTCGCGTAGCGATCGTATGGCAAAGTACAACCAACTACTTCGAATAGAAGAAATACTTGGAAGTGCAGCCATTTATCGTGGCCGTGAATTTAAATTTGCAAGATAA